AATATCAACTGGTCTTATTTCACTTTGACCTGCCATAACATTTTTAACAGTATatattctctccttttttttatcttcATTGAATTACCACTTAATATTTTGCTTCATGAACATAAACATTTTATAATAAGATGACTCATCTAATGGTATTAACGCTCTCAATTAAaatgaagaataaaaataaatgtaTACGTATAGATTTTCAATTGGAATTTCGATTCTGGGTATGGaactctttgattcttattttgatTTGAATACCGAATGATTCCTTTCCTGATCTCAATGTCAAAACAAATTTTCTTCCATAAGAAAAATCTTCGTGTATATAAATGTATTTACGTTCCAAATATTTTTGAGTTATCGATTGACCCCTTCTACCAAATGTCTTCAGTGTCATGTTCCACTATTGTACTCAACAAAAAGCACAATTGCGTGGACCTGCAAACCTAACTTGGTCCGCCATTCGAGGTTGCAAGTGCATTATATATTTGCTTGAACTTAATGAACTTGCTTTACGTGAAAATAAATGTAATAATCATCCCAAATTATGTTTTATACTTATCTCAAAATGCTTATATCTTATGTACGTCACAAACTGATGTAATAGGATAACTAACATGCTGGCTTATTATAATTCTACCGTTGGCCCGAGTTAAGCATgtccaaattaataataatacaatatttttttcttataaataaatttaaatattaatttacttTTGATACAGTACTAAATTATACGACAAACACActgacatgaatatatatatatatatatatatatatatatatatatatatatatatatatattgatgtaggTGATTAAAGATTAATATTGTTTGATAAAGAGATGCAGTGGCGAGCTCATGGAAAGAATCCCTCCTCCAGGTTCCAAACTGAACGAACTTGGCATTTGTTCGATTCCTTCCTTGTAACTCACAGATTCTATACTGTGCATCTTGTCAAGTGGAGTAGTAGATAAGCGTTCCAAAGAAATTAGAAATGGCATagacttttcttctttttcctagtATACACACAAAGGCACGAGTCTCTACGATAtatgatatattatagatataattaaaTTATGAGTATAACTATTAGTCAATAAAATAGAGAttcaattataataattttttttaatgagataATATTGATTGGagtgatttttttaattatttatttgaccATTTGCTCTCACATATAAAATGATAGGACCTCATATGAATAAAATATACAGAAATATGATAAGGAGCTATAGCCTTAGGATTACATAATATATTATTGAAAGATTACATATTTTATATCATATTCTCTTTGTCCCTAAATCATTGCTCATAGCGGTCCAGggtagaaaaaaaaggaaaagacaagTCTAATTCTCCTTATATTCAAGGATAAATAAGATATTTTAGGTTATCGGCATTTAGATATTAAAGGATAAATCTCAAGAATTATTATGACTATCTCAAAAAAAGATATGGTTTTGACctaatattattatgtttattggacttgttagcttattttataaaattcatgtgcatgtgtaaaatattttttttaagttttaaaatctaagtaagtaaaattatttttaaataaaattttattttatttattttatattttatcaattaatgggtcaaacgagagaatgttagattatatgatcctatctaattaggtaaaatatattatacttgTAAATTCGACGTCGATATACTTATAGATCAAATAAGAACTTTATGGTGAAATAGACATAGTATATTTGacttattgttatttgattttaatttttaatattaaatttttttattataataataatatattataatttttatacttaatttttatattattattataatattatatttcattacatagacACTAAGAGTATATATTAATCACGTAAATACGATTATGTtatgtttaaaatatatattaaacacAGGAACATTCCCATCTCTAAACGATGGCCATGGGAGTTGTAGACGTGCTCGAAACTATAACCCAACAAGAGGGAAGGCCACGATGTAGTTGACTATGAACAACTTTGATTAATGGTACGTGTAATTAAGGCTACACATGGAGGGAGATGCATATAAGATAAGAGAGGCGGATATGATAGAAATAGAGAAAAAATGGTGGTGGAAGTATATTGGAAGAGAGCTCtcgtaattatatatatatatatatatatttcctgaCATCAACAGTACTACTCTATGTTAGGTTTTTTGCATTAGTTTTTTCGCCTCaactagtgattttttttttagttagtTAAGCTTTCACTTGTCGAAGGGTCTCTCTCGGTAATCATGATTGGTCCATTGTACTCGAAGCATTTATGTATACCAACTTGTCATTTGCATCGCATTAATACATCGCATTAATACATGCACTACATTCTTCGTTCTTCGAACCACTGATATCTAAGCCTTGACTGACTTTAGACTATTTATGGCATCCCGATTAATCAATTTAATATGATTGTTAATACCTGCATGAAGTTCCAAATGACTCTACATGTAAAACTTAGTCACAAGGTTTGTCATCAATATAATATCTAAAATGAACAAAGTATGTATCTCCTAACTAGCGATAATATAACATTcaattcattttttttatcttctgaCTGATTCTAAACTCTCCAATTCCTTAAGAATGTTTTTATCGATCTTACCCAATGCAAGTTATATAAAGAGTGAATCATTTTTGTATTTCTGAAGAAATTTCTCCTCCAACTTAATAATAGTCTAACAATAACTTATTAGATTATGTAGTCCTTTACGAttggataaaatatataatagaattaattagattttgatgatagataTTGGTTAATAGAAAAGAAATTCATATTATAGTAAAATTTCTTAAGGGATGCCCTTAAGGGGATTCCTTAAGGGATGCCCAGGATTATTTCAATGATATGCATAAAAAGGGATTCCTCCATACTTTTTAGATGACATCAAAAAGATACGTATCGTAAAATTAGATctaatattaatttgattttaatcctgagataaaaaattattttcgtattttatataatatattacagattttatgttaACATAATCTTTCTTTGGATCATTCAAGTTGACAATAAATTAAACATTGATaagtaaatttaaaataattttgaagGAGATATGTAACATTAGTTACAATAATAATGTCAACTTCTTTCGAAATCAGTTCATAAGTGACGAGCCAATCTTGACAACAAGCATATCCATCCATAATGACGAGAAAAGGCAAAGCTGGTAGATAATTAATGGAGAAACAACCGCTTAACAATCAACATCTCCTCGTAAGAAAACTTGCTGACATCACAAACATGGAAGAACAAAGCCACGAAGGACACTGGATTGCACAGATACGTAATACAAATCTTACGACACAAAAAAGAATCTTTTTGGTTCTTTCCCGATCCACAAACCTCCAATATCTAACTCCAACGAACCCAAAACCAAGACATCATTGACTCATCTCCTACCGACAAGACTCCAAAAATATACAACAAGAAGAAAAGAGatggagaagaggaggaaaagattGTCTCGCACTCACTCTTCCCTTATTCCATCCACTCAAAAAGGACAACTTTAAGACGACGATATGTACAGTAACTAGGGTCTCGAAAGATGACTCGAGGAGCTCATGGTGTTTTGGAGGATCCTTCAGGCAATGGCGGCGATGCCATGGCCTCTTCTTCGGTCTCGATCGAGGCACTCGAAGCCCTCGACTCTCATGGCGGCAGGCTGGAGACGGAACTTGGCGGGCGCCTCCAAAGCCACTGAAGGCGGCGCAGGATGTAGCAGGAAAGGAAGCACCAGCTTGTCGTCGCCGAAGCAGGCGTCATGGATCAGTGGGTTTGTGGATCGCACCGGTGGAGATCCAGCGAAGAATGGTGGTGACGACGATGACATTTGATTAGCTTCCCCGTCCTGTTCGGTAGCCACGAGTCATCAGAACAATTCTGGCGAAGAAAACGATGAGTATAACAAAATCGATAGAAAAATTGGGAAAAGGTTTTCACCTCTGAAAGGAAAATATCAGAAAGCGCAGAAGGTTTTGCCTGATTACTGCATCCAACACAAGAATCAGTAACAACTCCTCATAAATATCCAAAAGTCTTGGAAACgaacggagaagaagaagaagtaaatCTCAGCGGCAGATTACCGTGTTTGCCATGGCCGGTTCGGGTTGATCCACCGCGGCTTGGGGCAAACCACCGCGTTTCTCCCGTTTGCTGCCACCTCCATCTCCTCGAAACCAGCGAGATAGCTTTGTTCTATCACACAAAGATTCAGTTGTCCGCAAGATCTAAACTTTTAGATTCCAGCCTCCGTCCAAGTGAATGCTTGGTTAGGGTGGAGGGCAATTTATCGAGGGAGACGGAGGAGAAAGAGAACGAAAAGATGTGAGCGGACGAAAGGAAAGCGCAGGGAGCGTGTGAGGACAGGGAATCGGTATCTGTAGCAATTTATAGCTGATTTGCTAGCAGATCTACTGACGTAAATGCCTTTTTGTTTGTAGGCGACCTGAATACTGCCGCTCCAGAAAAAGGAAACAAAGTATCTAATTGCGGAAACTGACTATTATTGTTCGATGTTATCAATATATAGATCGATCGATTTCTTCGCCTCGTTGCCGACCGCTCGTTTGTTCCGCTCTCCTCTCCGTAGGAGACGACCATTTCAATAACCACGTGCTTACACGCACGTGTGTGAATAAATATATTTCAAAAGACAGCATATACACGTGTCATACGTTGCGCATTCGGATATATATGCACGTGCGCAAATCCAATAATTGTGTTTATTCGGGGATCTTAAAGTGGTGACACCTGCGAACCATTGAGAATTGGATATCAGCCATTCTTGCAGAGCCAACAATTTTGAGTACAGATCCTCCTTTACATCAAGTTGACATTTCGTTAGATTAATCTTCTGTTATTACTTTCGTTGAGAGTGACTCAAGAAATTTGTACGAATAAATTTTGATTCATTTTACAAGATAACATTGAAGATGAAGACATATAAATTAGAGATTTGCTTTATATTACTGTATGTTCAAGCGAGTTAAGTACATATATCATATCTTTGTAGTATTCGTGGCATATATGAATActatgaaatataaaaaaataaatcagtgGATCGCTTAGAAGGGCGATAGGAATTACTCGTCTAAACCTAAAATTAACATAGGTCAACCTCTCGAGATGCCTACAGGAGAAGATTGATGTCAAGTTTTTTTAACTTGATCTCTTCAATGATTAAGTTAATATAGTTTCGAGAAGGGGAGTAAGGATAATCTTAAAAG
Above is a genomic segment from Musa acuminata AAA Group cultivar baxijiao chromosome BXJ3-4, Cavendish_Baxijiao_AAA, whole genome shotgun sequence containing:
- the LOC135636278 gene encoding uncharacterized protein LOC135636278, with the protein product MEVAANGRNAVVCPKPRWINPNRPWQTRNQAKPSALSDIFLSEDGEANQMSSSSPPFFAGSPPVRSTNPLIHDACFGDDKLVLPFLLHPAPPSVALEAPAKFRLQPAAMRVEGFECLDRDRRRGHGIAAIA